The following are encoded together in the Narcine bancroftii isolate sNarBan1 chromosome 10, sNarBan1.hap1, whole genome shotgun sequence genome:
- the dclre1a gene encoding DNA cross-link repair 1A protein isoform X2 yields the protein MSQEEAIWDYKSVRERTRPVKNAVVGDPSLVKAIRRPKAVRGGCRRGRADPPRSSGSWGRARRRRAERGAGGTDPLPGRPLSPPARSAHDQAALSPLQPTKCTKGPGGKCTPNSKPVHTGSCPICQMPFSLLLIETPRWHVAECLDTPGSTDKECPDGLLCNNTIPKHYKRYSHLLLAESRALSQNDTHSTFCSSFEDQTLVDSADHNNLQSLQSKPSQIKETLTSKNQNALQLLKLPVRKVIDENSNECKLLRKPRKTHFSEKVSKTGRSAQLDRSPSNNLHSKLTRSISQLSTDLTPGVNLDQLFNEATVHNETIELKSSSTHELTFVLASDAESDDNISYSPLCSDDEIPHQNSRPCPRKQLFQGCRRKNENIMFYDFRNLKNLNEKLRCQSSDINDIVTPGGYAQGNDTDSVLLTNNVNISTENRIEYETHVPHPKSVPSTYNWIFLDNGNNKEVNNQSQSDLIRSDLIKLEAEDINSTSLLEPSQMKEEPSHSLLCGVMEDYQVRKEKKGNSRETLLANPQNLSLPLLNTVKMGSPLQSYNGTKSRTKSLELASLSLSERGSINTPKRAAINKELKQTNIGVFFGLEPKIKEEKQCLKNVPQGKTKELFSEVSYTAKRQRQRKRKIDCSIGDETCIGSKEQLQTEPVDEQRRTKRQRRGINTDSKPKQCPFYKKIPGTNFTVDAFRYGVIEDCTAYFLTHFHSDHYGGLTKTFRCPIYCSTITRNLVISKLKVQDQYVVNLPMNTECMVDGVKVVLLDANHCPGAVMLLFQLPNGKTILHTGDFRANSSMERYSHLIGKKIHILYLDTTYCSPEYTFPAQQEAIQFVGNVAFETVTMNPRTLVVCGTYSIGKEKVFLGFASTYEQVSRKV from the exons ATGAGCCAGGAGGAGGCTATTTGGGACTATAAATCTGTGCGCGAACGGACACGTCCCGTGAAGAATGCAGTGGTCGGCGACCCCTCGCTGGTGAAGGCGATCAGGCGGCCGAAAGCCGTGCGGGGGGGATGCCGCAGAGGTCGCGCTGATCCGCCCCGCTCCTCTGGCAGCTGGGGCAGAGCCAGGCGCCGCCGCGCTGAGCGGGGGGCTGGGGGCACCGATCCGCTCCCCGGCCGGCCTCTCAGCCCCCCCGCCCGCAGTGCACACGACCAAGCCGCCCTCAGCCCTCTCCAGCCAACCAAATGCACGAAAGGGCCCGGTGGGAAATGCACCCCCAACTCCAAGCCGGTCCACACCGGCTCCTGTCCAATCTGTCAAATGCCCTTCTCTCTGTTACTGATAGAGACGCCGCGGTGGCATGTTGCAGAATGTTTGGACACACCGGGATCTACAGATAAAG AATGTCCTGATGGCCTACTTTGTAATAATACAATTCCAAAGCACTACAAACGTTACTCCCATTTATTACTTGCTGAAAGTAGGGCCTTGAGCCAAAATGATACTCATTCCACATTCTGCAGTAGCTTTGAGGACCAAACCCTTGTTGATTCAGCAGATCATAACAATTTGCAATCTTTGCAAAGCAAACCAAGTCAGATTAAAGAAACTCTAACAAGCAAAAATCAAAATGCCCTACAGTTGCTAAAATTACCTGTTAGAAAAGTTATCGATGAAAACTCAAATGAATGTAAACTTTTAAGAAAACCAAGAAAGACTCACTTTTCTGAAAAAGTTTCCAAAACCGGAAGATCTGCACAACTGGATAGATCACCATCTAACAACCTTCACAGCAAATTGACTCGTTCAATATCACAATTATCAACAGACCTCACACCTGGGGTCAATCTGGATCAATTGTTTAATGAGGCAACAGTCCACAATGAAACAATTGAGCTGAAGAGTTCCTCAACACATGAATTGACTTTTGTTCTTGCTTCAGATGCTGAGAGTGACGATAACATCAGTTACTCTCCACTTTGTAGTGATGACGAAATCCCTCATCAAAATTCCAGACCTTGTCCAAGGAAGCAACTGTTTCAAGGTTGTCGTCgtaaaaatgaaaatattatgtTTTATGACTTCAGAAATCTGAAGAACCTTAATGAGAAGTTAAGGTGCCAATCCAGTGACATTAACGACATTGTCACACCTGGTGGTTATGCTCAAGGCAATGATACAGATTCTGTTCTATTAACTAATAATGTTAATATTTCAACAGAAAATAGAATAGAGTATGAAACACATGTTCCACATCCAAAATCTGTACCATCAACATATAACTGGATTTTTTTAgataatggaaacaacaaagaggTGAATAATCAGTCACAATCTGATCTAATAAGATCAGACTTAATTAAATTGGAAGCAGAAGATATAAATTCTACCAGTTTATTGGAGCCATCTCAAATGAAAGAAGAACCAAGTCATTCACTCCTATGTGGTGTCATGGAAGATTATCAAgttagaaaagaaaagaaaggtaaTTCCAGAGAGACTTTGTTAGCTAACCCTCAGAACTTaagtttacctttgttaaatactGTGAAAATGGGAAGCCCTTTACAAAGTTACAATGGTACAAAAAGCAGAACAAAATCTTTGGAACTAGCATCACTAAGTTTATCGGAAAGAGGTTCCATAAACACACCCAAGAGGGCTGCTATTAATAAAGAATTAAAGCAAACTAACATAGGTGTTTTCTTTGGACTTGAACCAAAAATCAAAGAAGAAAAGCAATGCCTCAAAAACGTACCTCAAGGAAAAACAAAAGAACTATTTTCTGAAGTCTCATATACTGCAAAAAGACAAAGacaaaggaagagaaaaatagATTGTTCCATAGGAGATGAGACTTGCATAGGAAGTAAAGAACAACTTCAAACAGAGCCTGTTGATGAACAAAGGAGAACAAAAAGACAACGAAGAGGAATAAACACAGACAGCAAACCTAAGCAGTGTCCGTTTTACAAGAAGATTCCAG GAACTAATTTCACAGTGGATGCCTTCCGATATGGTGTTATTGAGGACTGTACTGCCTACTTTCTTACTCATTTTCATTCAGATCATTATGGTGGTCTTACTAAGACTTTCAGATGCCCCATTTATTGTAGCACG ATAACACGCAATTTGGTGATATCTAAACTTAAAGTACAGGATCAGTATGTTGTAAATCTACCCATGAATACTGAATGTATGGTGGATGGAGTTAAGGTCGTGCTTTTGGATGCAAatca CTGTCCGGGTGCAGTTATGTTGCTGTTCCAACTTCCAAATGGCAAAACAATATTGCACACTGGTGATTTTCGAGCTAATTCCTCAATGGAGCGTTACTCTCATCTCATTGGCAAAAAAATTCATATTCTTTACCTTGATACTAC ATATTGCAGTCCAGAATACACCTTCCCTGCTCAGCAAGAAGCCATCCAATTTGTGGGAAATGTTGCTTTTGAAACTGTAACCATGAATCCTAGGACATTAGTTGTCTGTGGTACATATTCTATTGGAAAAGAGAAGGTTTTCCTCG